Proteins from a genomic interval of Crassostrea angulata isolate pt1a10 chromosome 7, ASM2561291v2, whole genome shotgun sequence:
- the LOC128193250 gene encoding calcium-binding mitochondrial carrier protein SCaMC-2-like, with translation MSAEETTVISQEEEEKLKELFNKLDINKDGRIDINDLTQALSTLQVPQTPGHAKKFFDKHDKDKDGLIDFAEFVKYVTDHERKLRLYFKKIDTNDDGSIDKEEIIESFKRLGVAIDPNEADKLLSKMDKDNTLKIEWSEWRDYLLLSPSQNIDEILQHWRHASMIDVGENIIIPDDFTEKEMKMGIWKINLMAGAMAGAVSRSCTAPLDRIKVMLQVHGTSKNKYGVINGFKHMLEEGGVKSLWRGNGVNVIKIAPESAIKFMAYEQYKKMIHGDTKGELLVWERLLAGSLAGATAQTIIYPMEVLKTRLAIRKTGQYKGILDCAMKIYKHEGASVFYRGYVPNLLGIIPYAGIDLAVYETMKKLYMKTYENKDPGIFVLLGCGTISCTAGQLASYPLALVRTKLQAQGAKADSMVGLFQKIIKQDGLTGLYRGIVPNFMKVVPAVGISYVVYEKSRNALLNPS, from the exons ATGTCTGCGGAAGAAACAACTGTTATTTCACAGGAAGAGGAAGAGAAACTGAAAGAACTATTTAACAAATTGGATATTAACAAAGACGGGAGGATTGACATCAATGACCTGACTCAGGCCCTGTCCACCTTGCAAGTTCCACAAACACCGGGTCATGCAAAG aaaTTCTTTGACAAGCATGACAAGGACAAAGACGGTTTGATTGACTTTGCAGAATTTGTCAAGTATGTCACAGATCATGAGCGAAAACTGCGGTTGTACTTTAAGAAAATTGACACCAATGATGATG GTTCAATTGACAAAGAAGAGATTATTGAGTCCTTCAAAAGACTCGGTGTTGCTATTGATCCAAATGAAGCAGACAAGTTATTGTCCAA AATGGACAAAGACAACACCTTAAAAATAGAATGGTCAGAATGGAGAGACTACTTGCTCCTGTCCCCATCCCAGAATATAGACGAAATCCTCCAACACTGGCGACACGCCTCT ATGATAGATGTTGGTGAAAATATCATCATACCTGATGACTTCACAGAAAAAGAAATGAAGATGGGAATCTGGAAGATTAACCTGATGGCTGGAGCAATGGCGGGGGCAGTGTCAAGGTCGTGTACCGCTCCACTGGATAGGATCAAGGTCATGCTGCAG GTACATGGAACCAGCAAGAACAAATATGGAGTGATCAATGGTTTCAAACACATGCTGGAGGAGGGGGGAGTGAAGTCCTTGTGGAGAGGGAATGGTGTGAATGTCATTAAGATAGCCCCAGAGTCAGCCATCAAATTCATGGCTTATGAACAG TATAAGAAAATGATTCATGGTGACACCAAAGGGGAGCTGTTAGTTTGGGAAAGACTATTGGCTGGTTCATTAGCAGGAGCTACAGCTCAAACCATTATCTATCCAATGGAG GTGCTGAAAACCAGGCTTGCTATTAGAAAGACTGGCCAGTATAAAGGAATTCTTGACTGTGCAATGAAAATCTATAAACATGAAGGTGCATCAGTGTTTTACAGAGGATATGTACCAAACTTATTAGGAATTATTCCATATGCTGGTATTGATTTAGCTGTATATGAG ACTATGAAGAAATTGTATATGaaaacatatgaaaataaaGATCCAGGAATATTTGTGTTACTGGGCTGTGGTACCATCAGCTGTACTGCCGGACAGCTTGCCAGCTATCCCTTAGCACTTGTCAGAACCAAACTGCAGGCTCAAG GTGCAAAAGCTGATTCAATGGTGGGACTTTTCcagaaaattataaaacaagATGGATTAACAGGACTGTACAGAGGCATTGTACCAAATTTTATGAAAGTAGTTCCTGCAGTTGGAATAAGTTATGTAGTGTATGAAAAGTCACGAAACGCACTTCTAAATCCATCTTAG
- the LOC128156048 gene encoding uncharacterized protein LOC128156048 — protein sequence MSTSTEFVDGAKFVEAIHSVRDDSTGDKYVIVQHVDGNPNKLTVLRTGQDPAEIASYLDDTQAMYALARYESTFDMSNTIKFVYFRWMGDQIPFGKKGRYGVVHGSIEEKFTPFHLMIETNSRDDFDTVKILQQLEENTGKKSKVLETKTPGMQERGFTNNQLPQKRAPQQSSVATPGVSKIGGRIDITSDVMCALGEVRKDDDDTRWMLAEYETAKGPVTCTGKGSGDLSELKESLDDTKVMYGLYRVTDTVDDITTVKFVYIQWVGCNVKPMMRAKISTNKGIVEEAFAPFHVNIFATELSDLSEKIVMDKVTAASGTMSHVK from the exons ATGAGTACATCAACAGAATTTGTTGACGGTGCTAAATTTGTGGAGGCCATCCATTCTGTGCGAGATGACAGCACTGGTGATAAGTATGTCATTGTCCAGCATGTAGATGGTAACCCCAACAAACTGACCGTCCTCCGAACAGGGCAGGACCCAGCCGAAATAGCCAGTTATTTAGACGACACTCAGGCCATGTATGCCCTCGCCAGATATGAGTCTACTTTTGATATGTCCAACACCATCAAGTTTGTTTACTTCAGATG GATGGGAGACCAAATTCCTTTTGGCAAAAAGGGTCGCTATGGAGTGGTACATGGCAGCATAGAAGAGAAGTTTACCCCATTTCACCTGATGATAGAAACAAACTCCAGGGATGATTTCGATACAGTCAAAATTTTACAGCAG CTAGAAGAAAACACAGGGAAGAAATCAAAAGTTTTAGAAACAAAGACTCCAGGAATGCAAGAAAGAGGGTTTACAAATAACCAACTCCCACAAAAGAGGGCTCCCCAGCAGTCCTCTGTAGCTACCCCAGGGGTGTCCAAAATCGGTGGAAGAATCGACATTACTTCTGATGTCATGTGTGCGTTAGGAGAGGTTCGTAAGGATGATGATGACACTCGATGGATGCTAGCTGAGTACGAAACTGCAAAAGGACCAGTTACATGTACCGGCAAAGGGTCAGGTGACCTATCCGAGCTGAAAGAGAGTCTTGATGATACCAAAGTCATGTACGGCTTGTATAGAGTGACAGACACTGTGGATGACATCACCACAGTCAAATTCGTTTACATTCAATG GGTTGGTTGCAATGTTAAACCAATGATGAGGGCCAAAATATCAACCAATAAGGGCATCGTAGAAGAGGCCTTTGCTCCATTCCATGTCAACATATTTGCCACTGAGCTATCTGATCTGTCAGAGAAAATCGTTATGGATAAG GTTACGGCTGCATCGGGAACTATGTCACATGTGAAGTGA
- the LOC128157109 gene encoding uncharacterized protein LOC128157109, with protein MIFKMDVSCNTQKNIAVCFIVLSLILFIQGLKFNTDADNVKYVHVIFMNHLDVGYDGISPEIGFINNILNRYFNEYFPRAVNLSEQLRAGEYVENFIYTTHPWLVSLYLDCPEHFRLSDIPLLCPNQTEKEYFEAAIRRGDITWHAGPMNMQPENMNEILFQMSLNMSFELDKKFNFQRSFPTLSQRDVPGLTQAVIPSLVQRGIAAVSVGVNPGTSPPAVPPLFRWNFEGKEVMATWHPGGYPLGPGPNPARPGGLSTKDCVVIPGFEHALCYAFIQDNGGPPIDVLEILSNYEILRKEFPNAKIKGSTFEEYFAEVNKIRDSLPVIRQEVGDTWIQGIASDPYKMANYRAVSEAITECVMAGLCKASDPRIVSASRLLVKLPEHTWGLPSVSDNVNWSNPQFNKARLGDHYVNCEKAWQEQREFIWMAIDQLRDMEPLYQMIQQALSKLLPREPNLREYEIVSDMSKTFKCEDGMAIRFGKDGSLQSLYDPHNKMEWATGAPLGQFLYVTYNETNFLDMAKQYNYYGGAGYNKKNSTKNAHPESRPWFAVVSKMYQAKTSGPGTCDILLKLVMAEPKSHSWYGAPESVWINYKSRAKGFDVTLQWMNKTPTRLPESIMYYFSPAQKKGLEWRLSKVGHLVDPGNVILNGSQYVHGVDYGVYYINNFGQGLQLLTRDVPLVSIATKQRPPSPFPVPLKPISQNDISGVAFNLYNNIWDTNYILWYPYHDGLNSSDFKARFQIKFYVP; from the exons atgatattcaaaatggatgtatcctgcaatacacagaaaaatATTGCCGTTTGTTTTATTGTCCTGTCACTTATC CTATTCATACAAGGATTGAAATTCAACACTGATGCAGACAATGTCAAATACGTCCACGTTATTTTTATGAACCATTTAG ATGTGGGATATGATGGGATCTCTCCAGAAATTGGGTTcatcaataatattttgaatagatattttaatgaatatttcccAAGAGCTGTTAATTTGTCTGAGCAGTTACGTGCTGGGgaatatgtagaaaattttatttatacaacaCATCCATGGCTTGTCAGTTTGTATTTGGATTGTCCAGAACATTTCAGACTTTCAGACATTCCACTTTTG TGTCCAAATCAAACTGAGAAAGAGTATTTTGAAGCAGCCATTAGAAGAGGGGACATCACATGGCACGCTGGCCCCATGAACATGCAGCCAGAAAACATGAATGAAATTCTATTCCAGATGAGTTTGAACATGAGTTTTGAGttagataaaaaatttaatttccaaaGATCCTTTCCAACTCTTAGCCAGAGAGATGTACCTG GTCTGACCCAGGCTGTCATTCCAAGCCTTGTACAGAGAGGAATAGCTGCTGTTTCTGTTGGAGTCAATCCTGGCACTAGCCCCCCAGCTGTGCCCCCGTTGTTCAGGTGGAACTTTGAAGGCAAGGAAGTAATGGCAACTTGGCACCCAG GAGGGTATCCACTAGGACCAGGCCCAAATCCAGCTCGACCCGGTGGACTCTCCACCAAAGACTGTGTTGTAATACCAGGCTTTGAACATGCTCTTTGTTATGCTTTCATTCAGGATAACGGGGGTCCACCAATTGATGTATTG GAGATTTTGAGCAACTATGAGATACTCAGAAAAGAGTTCCCAAACGCCAAAATAAAAGGGTCAACATTTGAGGAGTACTTCGCTGAAGTGAACAAGATCAGGGATAGCTTGCCAGTCATTAGACAGGAAGTGGGGGACACCTGGATACAGGGAATAGCTTCTGATCCATACAAAATGGCCAACTACAGGGCGGTCAGTGAGGCAATCACTGAATGTGTCATGGCAG GGCTTTGCAAGGCTTCTGACCCAAGAATTGTGAGTGCATCTAGACTACTGGTGAAGTTACCCGAGCACACGTGGGGACTTCCTTCAGTGTCAGACAATGTTAATTGGAGCAACCCACAATTCAATAAGGCAAGGCTAG GTGATCATTATGTAAACTGTGAAAAAGCATGGCAAGAACAGAGGGAGTTCATATGGATGGCCATAGATCAACTGAGAGATATGGAGCCACTGTATCAGATGATACAACAAGCTCTGTCTAAACTGCTTCCACGGGAACCAAATCTCCGTG aaTATGAAATTGTAAGTGACATGTCCAAAACTTTTAAATGTGAAGATGGAATGGCAATCAGATTTGGAAAAGATGGTTCTCTACAATCTCTGTATGATCCTCACAATAAG ATGGAATGGGCAACAGGTGCCCCTTTAGGACAGTTCCTCTATGTGACATACAATGAGACAAACTTTTTGGACATGGCTAAGCAATATAACTACTATGGAGGAGCAGGGTATAACAAGAAAAACTCCACCAAGAATGCCCACCCAGAGTCCAGACCATGGTTTGCAGTAGTCAGCAAAATGTACCAGGCCAAAACATCAG GACCAGGAACCTGTGACATTTTGCTTAAGCTGGTCATGGCTGAACCCAAAAGTCACAGCTGGTATGGAGCCCCTGAATCTGTGTGGATAAACTACAAGTCAAGGGCAAAAG GTTTTGATGTCACTCTGCAATGGATGAACAAGACACCAACACGACTCCCAGAATCCATTATGTATTACTTTAGTCCTGCTCAAAAGAAGGGACTGGAATGGAGATTATCCAAAGTTGGCCACCTTGTTGACCCAGGAAATGTTATTCTAAATGGGAGCCAATATGTTCACG GAGTTGATTATGGTGTCTACTACATTAACAATTTTGGACAAGGGCTACAACTTCTTACTCGGGATGTGCCACTGGTTTCCATAGCAACAAAACAGAGACCACCATCACCGTTTCCTGTACCATTAAAACCCATCTCACAAAATGATATCAGCGGCGTGGCTTTTAATCTATATAATAACATATGGGACACAAATTATATCTTGTGGTATCCATATCACGATGGACTTAACTCAAGTGATTTTAAAGCcagatttcaaattaaattttatgttcCATAG